CGTTTCGGCGGTCCACCACCCTCACGGCTAGCACAGCGGTTCGACGTGGGATGGTCCTCACCGGTGCTGAGCAGAGTGGGTGGTCGTTTTGTCTGCCTAAAACGAGCTCTCGACCCGCTGCGACGAAGGGCTCGGCACAGGCGGTCAGGGCCTGTTCAACGCGTTTCCAAGCTTTGATGTGATACATAGTTGTTTCCTCCGCGAATGTGATGAATTGGAACTCATTCGACTTCTGGGTCACCGAGTACCGACCGCCTTGGGCCCGCGTGCGGCGCATCGTCCGGCCCCCGGAGTGCGGGACGGTGCTCGTAGAGCCGGCCGCGATACATACCAATAAGGTACGAGAAAACGGGCTTTGACAGCAGCCGCACGATCAAGTCGCCAAGGTACGGTGAGATGGCATCACCCAGCAGCAGCATGCGCGGCGGGGCGGGCAAGACGACCCGCGCTTGCCGCCTGTACACGGCGTTCAGGATGCCGGCGGCCACGAACTCCGCCGTGCGCGGGGTCATCGCCCGGAAGGGAGGCGGCATGTCGGCCGGATTGACCTCATCGAGCATCGCAGTTTGAGTCAGGGCCGGGTGCACGGTGGTCACAGCGATCCCAGTGCCATGCAGCTCTTGCCGCAGCGCGTCCGAGAAGGCGCTGATGGCGTGCATGGCGATCGAGTACCCGCCGAAGCGCGGGAAGGCCTTGCGACCGACCACCGAGGACATATTCACGATGTGGCCGGCGCGCTGCCGCTTCATGATCGGCAATACCGCCTGGGCGCCATACAGAACGCCGGAAAAGGAGACCGCCAGCATCTCGTTGAGGTCATCGGCAAATCGACCCCCCTCGATGGGCCCCACGTAAG
The Pseudomonadota bacterium genome window above contains:
- a CDS encoding SDR family oxidoreductase, coding for MARKSRFDGKTIVVTGASSGIGRASALAFAREGATTVLASRSEDKLKQVADEIRTFNPRVLVVPTDVSVREQIQHLIDKTVKEFGQIDILFNNAGNAYVGPIEGGRFADDLNEMLAVSFSGVLYGAQAVLPIMKRQRAGHIVNMSSVVGRKAFPRFGGYSIAMHAISAFSDALRQELHGTGIAVTTVHPALTQTAMLDEVNPADMPPPFRAMTPRTAEFVAAGILNAVYRRQARVVLPAPPRMLLLGDAISPYLGDLIVRLLSKPVFSYLIGMYRGRLYEHRPALRGPDDAPHAGPRRSVLGDPEVE